GCTTTTGCGCGGACGAAAACCGGGGACTGGCTTCGGTGATGAACGATTCGAGCGCAGTGGATGCGGTGTTTCTTGCCCCGAAATGCAGATCACGTTCAAACAAATTGACCCTTGCTCCCGCACGTCATAAGATTCTCGCGCATGGCATCAAGCCGATTGATGGGAAGTTTCCGCCCACCAGCCTTTCGTACCGAGGATGCCCCGCGTTTAGTTGAAACTTGAGAAAAAGAAGCAGCGGCTCTCGCCCGGACTCGGTTAGAGTTCGGGTTGAGAAATCCCTTTTAAAGGAGAGAGCCGCCGTGAGAAAGAAATACCAGAGGAAACAGCGTAAGTCCAATCACAAGTTGGAGATCGTCCGAGGGCAAGAGCTGATGGTGAAGGTGCCGCTGCCGATGGCCGAGGTGTGGGCGGAGATGCAAGCGCAGGTGGAAGAGCTGACCGGGCAGGCCGGGCTGCAGATCCTCCGCGCTATCTTGGAAAACGAGGTCACGCGCCGGGTAGGACCTCCGCATCGACCGAATCCGAGCGCCGGGTGCGTGCGTTGGGGGAAGCAGCCGGGTTACGTGGTCTTCGCGGGACAGAAGATTCCTGTGGAACGGCCGCGGGTGCGCACGCGCGAGGGCCAAGAAGTGGAACTGGAAAGCTACGGGCAATTGCAGCAGGACGGAAAACTGCAACGAGCGGTGCGCGAAGGTATGGTGGCTGGATTGTCGACGCGGAACTACCGGCGCGCGGTGGAGAGTGTTCTGGAAGGCTACGGGATCGAGAAGAGCAGCGTGAGCCGGCAGTTTGTGGCGGCTACCAGCAATCAGTTGCGCGAACTGTGCGAGCGGCGCTTGGAGGATCTGAACCTGGTGGTGCTGATGATCGATGGGATTCACTTCGGCGGCCAAGTGCTGGTGGTGGCGCTGGGTATCGCGGAAGGCGGTGAAAAGCACGTTCTGGGAGTGTGGCAAGGAGCCACGGAGAACACCACGGTGGTCAAAGGGTTGCTGGAAGATCTGGTGGACCGCGGACTGGATCTGCAGCGGCGGTATCTGGTGGTGATCGACGGATCGAAAGCGCTGCGCGCCGGAGTGGAACGTGTTTTCGGGGAACAAGTGGAAGTGCAACGCTGCCAAATTCACAAGCGGCGGAATGTGCGGGAGTATCTGCCGGAGAATTGCCAGAAAGACTACGACCGACGGATGCGCAATGCGTATGCGATGAACAACTACACGGATGCCAAAGCTGCGTTGGAGAAAATCTTCCGGCAACTGGAAAGAATCAATCCCACGGCTGCCCACAGCCTGCAGGAGGGGCTGGAGGAGACGCTAACCGTCCATCGCTTGGGCATAGGAGGCGTATTACGGCGGAAACTGGCCACCACCAATCCGATCGAATCGTGCTTGTCGACGGTGCAGCGGGTGGCGCGGAACGTAAAACGTTGGCGAGAAGGAAATCAACCGCTGCGCTGGACCGCTACAGGGCTCCTGGAGGCGGAAAAAAAGTTTCGACGCATCAAAGGGTATCAAGAAATTCTGTTGCTGAAGGAACGCCTGAATCCGTCGCGCATTCAGCAG
This genomic stretch from Terriglobales bacterium harbors:
- a CDS encoding IS256 family transposase; amino-acid sequence: MRKKYQRKQRKSNHKLEIVRGQELMVKVPLPMAEVWAEMQAQVEELTGQAGLQILRAILENEVTRRVGPPHRPNPSAGCVRWGKQPGYVVFAGQKIPVERPRVRTREGQEVELESYGQLQQDGKLQRAVREGMVAGLSTRNYRRAVESVLEGYGIEKSSVSRQFVAATSNQLRELCERRLEDLNLVVLMIDGIHFGGQVLVVALGIAEGGEKHVLGVWQGATENTTVVKGLLEDLVDRGLDLQRRYLVVIDGSKALRAGVERVFGEQVEVQRCQIHKRRNVREYLPENCQKDYDRRMRNAYAMNNYTDAKAALEKIFRQLERINPTAAHSLQEGLEETLTVHRLGIGGVLRRKLATTNPIESCLSTVQRVARNVKRWREGNQPLRWTATGLLEAEKKFRRIKGYQEILLLKERLNPSRIQQKEVRNLEVA